In the genome of Vespa crabro chromosome 1, iyVesCrab1.2, whole genome shotgun sequence, the window TAGGCAGGATGTCTGATCAGTCGCGCTCTCGATCGTGCCAAGCTTTACGTAATCTTACGATTACTTTTGCTATTCAATTTACAATTTTggactttatatatatatatatatatatatatatatatatatatatatgtatacacatataatgaaattattcatttatgaaATTGGATTATAttcacaatatttatttagttaattaattatttttgttcaatttttgttttctttttcatttctaggACAGCGAAGAAGAATTGCCAGAGTGCTCAGATCGAAGCGAAGTCTGTAGTAAAGTAGATCTTTATGGTGCACCATGGGTCGAGAGACAATGTCGTTGTCCTGGTGGACGTGCTTGCCCTAGTAGCCTTCACGCGGATGATGGACATACGATCGTCGATAAAACTCGACAATATAAACTCTGTGAACCCGTAAAGCGTCTTCCTATTTGTCGTTATTTCAAGTGAGTCTGatatgattttttcttcttttttttttctttttttttcttaatttttatttgtaagaaATAAGATGTTTTTTAAGATGATGATTCTAATTGGCTGTTCAATTTGATCGTTATCtgatatttatacaaattatatatgtacatatatgtatgtcggAATTCGTTCAATGATTctgatcaaatttttattgtattaaataacGTTTGACAACTATTGTTTCAGAGACATCACGTGGACGTTGGCACCTGGTGGAGGACCAGCGAACGCAACAGTACAACGTGTACACTGTCGTTGTCGACCAGGCAGTGTACCATATCTTGTCCGAAGACAACCCCATATCTCTCCAGAGGGTAATTCCGGATTCATATATGCTTTCGCCTGTTCGCCGCAAAGCGtaagttatttaaattaatgtttcaTCAATCGTTTTtctatcaattaaataaattaattaattaacccTCTTTAcctcgaaaaattattattgtgtctaaacataatataataaatttcatattttataaaactttataattatacgcaaaaaatattaattttaatattaacaaatgatttagataatattaataaatgatatgactgcattatttgttatatgaCTGACGGAaaaggattaattaattaatcaattaaaagtAACCGTGGAAGTagtattgcaataataatcaaGAGTAAATCAGTTGGACATTTTGTCTCGTTATAGAGGCTACGTTGCCAGCACAAGGAACCTTGCAGGCTGTTTACCGTTCGCAAAAGAAGGAGCTCACAGTTGGAAGAAGTAAACGCCTCGCCTCTCTGCCAGTGTCCCAGGGGACACCGTTGTCCCCGACGTCACACGGATCCTGGATCATTGCCGGCGAGATCTTATTCCGGCATATTGGAGATCAAAACTTATAGTGGTTACTGCGTACCTTCGCATCATCCTGAACCAGTCTACACAGtttgaaagggagagagagagagaaaacgagaaagaaaaaaggacgacgatctctttttcttctttttttttttttattccttttttttctctaacgaAAACaagatttttcgaaaattttctttcaattattataataattccaaCGAAAAGTATTTTTCATCGATTGTGACATATAACGcatgaagaataagaagagagaaagtaagaaagagaaagtgagagagagagagagagagagagagagaaagaaagagagagagagagagagagagagaaagtgagagtgagagagattagacattaataattaaatgagatCTTCGAACTGTGACATGAAAATAGTACGAGAGATTCCTATCGAAGATTTGtctaattcttctttctttcttttttttttatcttcaaaaagaaaaagaaaaaaaaaacacgaaaatcaagaagaagaaagaaaagaacattaaaaattcgttCGCGGTGCGACGATTTTAAATGAAGGCAGACATTCCTTTTCATTCAAATCGCCCTTCAATTTACGTTTACACGAAGAGGGCTTGTAAAGAGCTTTAAATTGccacgaaaaaaaatctttttttttattgtgtaTGTATTATCCGAGAAATGCGTTACGATGTTATTtcgttactatgtttataatattattgtctattAGTTACAGTTTGTATAGACAGAGTTATAGTTCATTcgtttcgataattatttagcattctgttatatatatatagtaaatagtatatatagctacatgtatatgtatagatttTGAGCGAGTATCTTCAGTTAAGAAAGCGATGCTATTAGATCGCATTCGATACGATTTTGAAAAGAATTCAACATCGATGATCGAAGGAGAAAAGCTCGGTTACCTGGAAATACTCTCGatcgtataattttcataatgcGATTTAGttcgttcatttataataattacttcgTAAACATTCCATAATTTATGTTAGGttactcatattattattcttattattttataattatttttaattcttattgaatgaaatttttaaattattattattattattactattattattattattattattattattattattattattattattattattattattattaattatgcgaAAAGTGGCAAGTTCCAGGAAAACAGgttctaataattaatactaattatcagcattagtattattattatcaccatcatcattatatttataagttaattattattaaaaggtcattcatttcgattttatttttaatatttcgttttGTTAGTAATATATTTTGCTTTTTCATGTTCGAAATTCGAAAGAATTCCCATTGTCACGAgctcacattattattattactattattattattattattattattattattattattattattattattattacttgtagATATATCAATGCGGATAAAGGTACATTTTGTGTAAGAGATCGTTCGATGATGAAAAGCCGGCTTAACATCGACGTTACTTGTGTATAATTTACgttaatttaataaagtatATCGCCTTatctgttgaaaaaaaaagaaaaaaaaaaaacagaaaaaacagTGTGACAGGGTACAttgcaaatttttatatatatatataaaaaaaaaaaaaaaaaaaaaaatttgaatacattatttaaagaatatatacaataattgtCGGTAAGGAAGAACACATTTCACGATCGGTATTTAAAACTGTTTGGTTGAAGATCACCACAAGATGTCAGGCCATCGCAATTTTCCAATCGATTTCATTAAAGGATTAATTTTCTAACAGATGGCACGCATagttcaatttaaaaaaagtcctttaattaattataattagctcatagataaaaaaaagaaaaaaaaaaaaaaaaaaaaagaagaaatagaagaaatatttgatcATAATTAAAATCTGAAACTCGTTAATGATTTTATAGTCGattgaatttttgttttacaagaaaaattttatttctgttactTAAGTTTAATTACtctcattaaatattatactttgaataaaataattttaattactataaGTGATTAAAtgaacattatttataataataataataataataataataataataataataataataataataataataataataataataataataatgataataataaagttaaactAGGATAATCAAGCTTttccattaaatattttaatggaaGAAGCACTAACGTCGCGAAGAATGAAGATGTTTTGAAACTCATCGTCGTTCGCTATTTATCGTCGTGTATCAACACTTTTTCTTGACCGCAAAGTGCCGACGATCTCTCGTGCGGGCTCTCGTTAATCCGCCGGATACAAGCctcgatattatcctttaaAGAGCTGTACATTAATGGCCGCCATGTTGAAGGCGTTCGTCGTTTTGTGAACTCCACGGGAAAATAATGAGGTAACGACGGCCTTTACGATACGTGTACGTGGTGCACGTATCACGCCTTCGATcggacatttctttttttttttataaattttcaactaAGTAGTTACAAAAATGTTACtactatattatacatatacatgcgtTTCGTACGTAATGAAACGTTTACGTATTGGATAAGATGAAAGTcatagataattaaaatatctgtGATCTCTCATgtcttaatttttatatttatttctttttctttttgatttgtttgttaataaatagaaaaacaagattatatacttataattaatataacaaatttatgaaatatccGCGGAGTATATAGTTTATCAGAAGAAActcgatatttaaaaaaatttatgttagGTTCGTATTGgtttttttaaacaaacattaattaacattaaatatcGTTAAGATTACTTGTACGATACAAGtacgttcgataaaaatattaaaaatatttaaattcaaattgAGTTTAAAGGTAAATTCTGTGATGTTTTTACGATTACtttaagtattttattttatcggaaCACgtactaatattttttactctttttctttgttttcaaaTAGAAACAGATAggttcaataaaaataactaaaatacaCACGATAAGATACATAATGATCACCTTGaactatttcattttattccttattttatattgtcatctttattattatttttttcttttaaagttaaaaattgttaagtgaaaatttttaaatatataactagtaaaaagatttaaaactTGTTAGCCAGCGACTTGAAACTCAAACGAGTAGTATTGTGTAGTACACAACGTAGTAAACGAGTAGAGgtgtagtattattatctctgtTCGATCGTTCGCCAAGTTAATTAATTCTACGTCGCGTTCGTTATCGATGCATCTTTTTATAAGCTTTCGTTTAatcaaagataatttttttcttcgcgagaaagaaagagagagagacaagggtGTACAAGTAATTATCACTCTTTACAATGTTAACTagtgttattttcattaaagtgAATAATTAGAAACGATGTAAcgagtttttttctcttcaataaTGATCGGTTAAATACGATCAAAtagtctatatatatgtgtatatatatatatatatatatatatatatatatatatatatatatatatatatgagtgaaGACAGTTTCTTCGAATCAATCCAGATTCATTCACGCTGAATCATTTACTTGCATCTCTCGCGTTGAGTTCTGTCCATCGCCTTTCTCCGCTTCCCCGTTTCTTGTTTCATCATCTCAACAGTTTTACGCTTCGCCGAGATTCCACCGCGAGCGAGAAGAAGTAGGCAAGAAAATCGTTAGAAAGGAGGATCggaatttatttctctttctctctttcgtttttgtcCAAAAAATCAAACCATTTCGTCTTCTTTCCTGTATTTACTAGCATTGTTTCAAGTTATTCGTAAGTTATAGAATCATCGAGATTTATGATCacagatattaataataataataataataataataataataataataataataataataataataataatattaataataataataataataataataataataataataataataataataataataataataacaataacaataaatagaaaacaacagaaacaaaaaaagaaaccgaaaagaggaaagaaaataccTTGATTTCTTTACGTcaatttcttgttcttttatttcttttaattattattttaccaaGAATTGAGATAGGAACGTAGACTTGGAGAACTAACGATCTGACACGTTTCGCGAGCAACTTCGAAAGGGTGGAGTCATCAGTACCGGATAATCATTATGCTCTACGCATCCATCGAAGGTTAACGTCTGGTTGGCAATAGACAACCAGTAAAAGCAGTAGTATCAGTAGCAGAAATAAGCTAGGTAAGCGAACCAGGAAAGGTTGtgattagatatttttatggAGTAATATCTTATTGATATCACTTATGGATTAttctatttcataataatagtcaCGTAATTGCGGTATACCTGATTTTAACGCGTAAGTTGTCTTACAAGTTTTCAGAATTGTTATCACTAAGGTAGAATCGCATATTTACCaccgacgacgatgacgattatttccatttattttgaattaaatttattttttttattaaatcggTTCAATTTAACGGATATTTgaaaaacattaacaatttttacatcgcctttttatttccttttctattttattctttcgattTGGTTCATGAGGAATCGTCATCATCAGGGATGACCTTGAAGTTTGTCGTTCGAGGACAAAGCTAATAGATCGATTCGCAAGATCTCAACGGGAAATCGTGTCGAAACTTTCGTTTTGTCTCGGTCTTGATTTGAAAAGAAGACTCTTATGCACTTTTGCCCGAGCACCAATGCTGGCTTACAATTATTTCGCTTACGCGATTATGCGCGTCAAGCTTTCACCGCTCGAGGGAAATGATCTTcctcttattatcattcatcttcttcttcttcttcttcttcctcttcatcttcTAGTTTCATGCCATATGTTGTTATCTTATCTTTCGTTTGCT includes:
- the LOC124431383 gene encoding protein giant-lens produces the protein METLLLYLVAIAGIVRKSQGSLLGVGLDEAGEEFLNEYLSLDESRYLAELQEFQDAAIEIDLIGSKRHRQPHQEPRVLYQIGDSEEELPECSDRSEVCSKVDLYGAPWVERQCRCPGGRACPSSLHADDGHTIVDKTRQYKLCEPVKRLPICRYFKDITWTLAPGGGPANATVQRVHCRCRPGSVPYLVRRQPHISPEGNSGFIYAFACSPQSRLRCQHKEPCRLFTVRKRRSSQLEEVNASPLCQCPRGHRCPRRHTDPGSLPARSYSGILEIKTYSGYCVPSHHPEPVYTV